A window of Corallococcus macrosporus DSM 14697 contains these coding sequences:
- a CDS encoding GNAT family N-acetyltransferase → MGADGLLLRPAKESDRRTLWRIHTQAVEALCPRAYAPHEVRTWVRLLRPEGYLRPERPRTVLVAERGRRAVGFGQVDAALGELEALYVVPDEAGHGVGATLLWALESTVWRGDAARLGLDASLNAEHFYQRHGYASVHPARRPLTPEVQLACVRMQKQRPATARGGGQPGSAAR, encoded by the coding sequence ATGGGCGCGGACGGACTCCTCCTGAGGCCCGCGAAGGAGTCCGACCGGCGCACGCTGTGGCGCATCCACACCCAGGCGGTGGAAGCCCTCTGCCCGCGCGCGTACGCGCCGCACGAGGTGCGCACCTGGGTGCGGCTCTTGAGGCCGGAGGGCTACCTGCGGCCAGAGCGTCCGCGCACGGTGCTGGTGGCGGAGCGGGGCCGGCGCGCGGTGGGCTTCGGACAGGTGGACGCGGCGCTGGGTGAGCTGGAGGCGCTGTACGTGGTGCCGGACGAGGCGGGCCACGGCGTGGGCGCCACCCTGCTGTGGGCGCTGGAGTCCACCGTCTGGCGGGGCGACGCGGCGCGGCTCGGGCTGGACGCCAGCCTGAACGCCGAGCACTTCTATCAGCGCCACGGCTACGCCTCCGTCCACCCCGCCCGGCGCCCGCTCACGCCCGAGGTCCAGTTGGCGTGCGTGCGGATGCAGAAGCAACGGCCGGCCACGGCCCGGGGCGGTGGCCAGCCAGGGAGCGCGGCTAGGTGA
- the glgC gene encoding glucose-1-phosphate adenylyltransferase: protein MSKVLAMILAGGAGTRLEPLTRERAKPAVPFGGRYRIIDFVLSNFANSGVYRMKVLTQYKSDSLNNHLSRAWRMTAFLGHYVEAVPAQMRTGVDWYKGSADAIYQNLNIITDEEPDHIFVFGADHVYRMDTRQMLDFHCAKKAACTVAAIPVPIEQGREFGIIDVGPDGRMLQFLEKPKDPPPMPGNPKMCLASMGNYLFNTDTLVQEVVRDAANEASAHDFGKSIISELYKRAPVYVYDFAQNEVAGQEAKERGYWRDVGNIDVYYQSNMDLVEVDPTFNLYNDRWPIHTQPNNYPPAKFVFADEQNHRVGHAMDTLVAEGCIISGGSVRRSVLSPKVRVNSYSEVEDSILFENVTIGRRCRIRRAIIDKNVEIPPGMTIGFDPVEDRRRFHVTPAGVVVIPKGMKVT, encoded by the coding sequence ATGTCCAAAGTCCTGGCGATGATTCTGGCTGGAGGCGCTGGCACGCGCCTGGAGCCCCTGACGCGCGAGCGCGCGAAGCCCGCTGTCCCCTTCGGCGGGCGCTACCGCATCATCGACTTCGTCCTGTCGAACTTCGCCAACTCCGGCGTGTACCGGATGAAGGTGCTGACGCAGTACAAGAGCGACTCGCTCAACAACCACCTGTCCCGCGCGTGGCGGATGACGGCGTTCCTGGGCCACTACGTGGAGGCCGTCCCCGCGCAGATGCGGACGGGGGTGGACTGGTACAAGGGCAGCGCGGACGCCATCTACCAGAACCTCAACATCATCACCGACGAGGAGCCGGACCACATCTTCGTCTTCGGCGCGGACCACGTGTACCGGATGGACACGCGGCAGATGCTGGACTTCCACTGCGCGAAGAAGGCGGCGTGCACGGTGGCCGCCATCCCGGTGCCCATTGAGCAGGGCCGCGAGTTCGGCATCATCGACGTGGGGCCGGACGGGCGGATGCTCCAGTTCCTGGAGAAGCCCAAGGACCCGCCGCCCATGCCGGGCAACCCGAAGATGTGCCTGGCGTCCATGGGCAACTACCTCTTCAACACCGACACGCTGGTGCAGGAGGTGGTGCGGGACGCGGCCAACGAGGCGAGCGCGCACGACTTCGGCAAGTCCATCATCAGCGAGCTGTACAAGCGCGCGCCGGTGTACGTGTACGACTTCGCGCAGAACGAAGTCGCGGGCCAGGAGGCCAAGGAGCGCGGCTACTGGCGGGACGTGGGGAACATCGACGTCTACTACCAGTCCAACATGGACCTGGTGGAGGTGGACCCGACCTTCAACCTCTACAACGACCGCTGGCCCATCCACACCCAGCCCAACAACTACCCGCCGGCGAAGTTCGTCTTCGCGGACGAGCAGAACCACCGCGTGGGCCACGCCATGGACACGCTGGTGGCGGAGGGCTGCATCATCTCCGGTGGCAGCGTGCGGCGCTCGGTGCTGTCTCCCAAGGTGCGCGTCAACTCGTACTCGGAGGTGGAGGACTCCATCCTCTTCGAGAACGTCACCATCGGCCGGCGCTGCCGCATCCGCCGGGCCATCATCGACAAGAACGTGGAGATTCCGCCGGGGATGACCATCGGGTTCGACCCGGTGGAGGACCGGCGCCGCTTCCACGTCACGCCCGCGGGCGTGGTGGTGATTCCCAAGGGCATGAAGGTGACCTGA
- a CDS encoding GGDEF domain-containing protein, translating into MAGDETRVTKISTLNVHAHRSTECCLVQIHGPELGKKYLIEDAELTIGRDQHNHIVVDLDNVSRRHARILGRGGKMLVEDLGSTNGTFLNDQEVLQASPLRSGDLVKVGGSIFKFLDGDNIETQYHETIYTLTIADGLTGINNKRYFLEYLEKEMGRSTRYQRTLTLMMFDIDHFKQINDVHGHLAGDYVLRELAQSIKRLVRREQCFARYGGEEFAVVLPEDGPDKARLFAEKIRRLIEGKSFVYDDKEIPVTISIGVAEQTPDMLEPTHFIKVADANLYKAKKSGRNRVVG; encoded by the coding sequence ATGGCCGGCGACGAAACCCGCGTCACCAAGATTTCAACGCTCAACGTGCATGCCCACCGCAGCACGGAGTGTTGCCTCGTGCAGATTCACGGCCCGGAGCTCGGCAAGAAGTACCTCATCGAGGATGCCGAGCTCACCATCGGGAGGGATCAGCACAACCACATCGTGGTGGACCTGGACAACGTGTCCCGCCGCCACGCCCGCATCCTGGGGCGTGGGGGGAAGATGCTCGTTGAGGACCTGGGCTCCACGAATGGCACCTTCCTCAATGACCAGGAGGTGCTTCAGGCCTCGCCGCTGCGCAGCGGGGACCTGGTCAAGGTGGGGGGCTCCATCTTCAAGTTCCTCGACGGCGACAACATCGAGACCCAGTACCACGAGACCATCTACACGCTGACCATCGCGGACGGTCTCACCGGCATCAACAACAAGAGGTACTTCCTGGAGTACCTCGAGAAGGAGATGGGCCGGTCCACGCGTTATCAGCGCACACTCACGCTGATGATGTTCGACATCGACCACTTCAAGCAGATCAACGACGTCCACGGCCACCTCGCCGGGGACTACGTGCTGCGGGAGCTGGCCCAGTCCATCAAGCGCCTGGTGCGCCGCGAGCAGTGCTTCGCCCGCTACGGCGGCGAGGAGTTCGCCGTCGTCCTCCCCGAGGACGGCCCGGACAAGGCGCGCCTGTTCGCGGAGAAGATTCGCCGGCTCATCGAGGGCAAGTCCTTCGTCTACGACGACAAGGAAATCCCCGTCACCATCTCCATCGGCGTGGCCGAGCAGACGCCGGACATGCTGGAGCCCACGCACTTCATCAAGGTGGCGGACGCCAACCTGTACAAGGCGAAGAAGTCGGGCCGCAACCGCGTGGTGGGCTAG
- a CDS encoding NAD-dependent epimerase/dehydratase family protein produces MKLLVTGGTGFLGTHLVPRLVAAGHEVRLIGRSQPSGAAYAGTEYVPGDLKNRDAVRRALEGVEAVYHLAGLVSFQPKDARKMFELHVDSTRELLSDVREAGVKRVVLASTSGTIAVSKEERVLDERADYPITVVGQWPYYLSKIYEEKLALAYCRKHAIPLVVLNPSLLMGPGDDRLSSTWTVVKFLNGEIPAMPGGGISFVDARDAADAFVQALTRGEVYGRHLMGVNLSMTDFFQRLERLSGVPAPKLKLPSKLNVLGGKLLERWAKVRGTTPALDPQEIDIGEHWFWLDASKAEAELGFRARDIQETLSETVQHIYGKMPPQSLPGTKGRLAELRENT; encoded by the coding sequence GTGAAGCTGCTGGTGACGGGAGGCACGGGCTTTCTGGGCACGCACCTGGTGCCCAGGCTGGTGGCGGCGGGCCACGAGGTGCGGCTCATCGGCCGCTCGCAGCCCTCGGGCGCGGCCTACGCGGGCACGGAGTACGTCCCCGGAGACTTGAAGAACCGGGACGCGGTGCGCCGCGCGCTGGAGGGCGTGGAGGCTGTCTACCACCTGGCGGGGCTCGTCTCCTTCCAGCCGAAGGACGCGCGGAAGATGTTCGAGCTGCACGTGGACAGCACCCGCGAGCTGCTGAGCGACGTGCGCGAGGCGGGCGTGAAGCGCGTGGTGCTGGCCTCCACCTCCGGCACCATCGCGGTGTCGAAGGAGGAGCGCGTCCTCGACGAGCGCGCCGACTACCCGATTACGGTGGTGGGCCAGTGGCCCTACTACCTGTCCAAAATCTACGAGGAGAAGCTGGCCCTGGCGTACTGCCGCAAGCACGCCATCCCCCTGGTGGTGCTCAACCCCAGCCTGCTGATGGGGCCGGGGGATGACCGGCTGTCCTCCACCTGGACGGTGGTGAAGTTCCTCAACGGCGAGATTCCGGCCATGCCGGGCGGCGGCATCTCCTTCGTGGACGCGCGCGACGCGGCGGACGCCTTCGTCCAGGCGCTCACCCGGGGCGAGGTGTACGGCCGTCACCTCATGGGTGTGAATCTGTCCATGACGGACTTCTTCCAGCGGCTGGAGCGCCTGTCCGGCGTGCCCGCGCCGAAGCTGAAGCTGCCCTCCAAGCTCAACGTGCTCGGCGGGAAGCTGCTGGAGCGCTGGGCCAAGGTGCGCGGCACCACGCCGGCGTTGGACCCGCAGGAAATCGACATCGGCGAGCACTGGTTCTGGCTGGACGCCTCCAAGGCGGAGGCCGAGCTGGGCTTCCGCGCGCGGGACATCCAGGAGACGCTCTCCGAGACGGTGCAGCACATCTACGGGAAGATGCCGCCCCAGAGCCTGCCGGGCACCAAGGGCCGGCTGGCGGAGCTGCGCGAGAACACCTGA